Proteins encoded by one window of Amaranthus tricolor cultivar Red isolate AtriRed21 chromosome 4, ASM2621246v1, whole genome shotgun sequence:
- the LOC130810777 gene encoding RGG repeats nuclear RNA binding protein A-like: protein MPDELPKLDDNTAEYIRTGLTEARKGGRGAGGRGGCGYGRGRGPGGANRDFTTMMMHLSMTMELPWDTRRKETDQLRGVEVMVVLMVFIVEEDTEALVVEKLLMRNALGGFMNAVVALGGGERELKRDGAGRGNWVTATDEITQVTDEPVVENEAVVAAEKQAGAEEIVDVEKENPKKEVEKGEPEEKGLLFSNFHIFLFPLSFLFCLGFHFIVTNFKLQLVPLPKLNLMGIFFDSSSTPRIFLICACEETSNF from the exons ATGCCAGATGAA CTTCCTAAACTTGATGACAATACTGCTGAATACATCCGTACTGGTCTTACT GAGGCAAGAAAAGGTGGAAGAGGTGCAGGTGGACGTGGTGGTTGTGGCTATGGGCGTGGGCGAGGTCCGGGTGGAGCTAATCGAGACTTTACAACAATGATGATGCATTTGTCAATGACAATGGAGCTGCCATGGGACACAAGGAGGAAAGAGACAGACCAACTGAGAGGCGTGGAGGTTATGGTGGTCCTCATGGTGTTTATAGTGGAGGAAGACACTGAAGCTTTGGTAGTGGAGAAGTTGCTGATGAGGAATGCCCTCGGAGGATTTATGAACGCCGTAGTGGCACTAGGCGGGGGTGA GCGTGAACTTAAACGTGATGGTGCTGGTCGTGGAAATTGGGTCACTGCTACTGATGAGATTACTCA GGTGACTGACGAACCTGTTGTGGAAAATGAAGCAGTTGTAGCAGCTGAGAAGCAAGCAGGAGCAGAGGAAATAGTTGATGTTGAGAAGGAGAACCCAAAAAAGGAGGTTGAAAAAGGGGAGCCAGAAGAAAAG GGCCTTCTATTTTCTAACTTCCATATCTTTCTTTTTCCGCTGTCCTTTCTTTTCTGCCTTGGGTTTCACTTCAT AGTCACAAATTTCAAGCTGCAATTGGTGCCTTTGCCTAAG CTTAATTTGATGGGGATTTTTTTTGACAGTAGTAGTACTCCTAGAATTTTCTTGATCTGTGCATGCGAAGAGACATCAAACTTCTAA
- the LOC130811490 gene encoding protein NRT1/ PTR FAMILY 7.3-like, giving the protein METKQALCESALVCHGSEGGDNSSSTSKTWNSYTKDGTLDRHGRPANKGKTGGWKTGMLLLGNEVLATLAFVGVEVNLVLFSKTVLRQTNAEAANTFSMWMGSVYLFSLIGAFLSDSYLGRFLTCLIFQAVLTIGLIASSFTTQHFLLKPGGCGTLEQQCDPHSKSETVIFFISIYLVALGNGASEPALATFGADQFDEQDPEESRSKTSFFSYFYVALNMGSLIGETILVYIQTMGDWVLGYWISTACAILALIFLFCGTMRYRHFKPSGNPISRFLQVIMASFRKMNLEVPQHGLGLYEFQGKDSEIHGARKLPHSNGFKFLDRAAIITPLDTTFASEKTSPTNPWRLCTVTQVEEVKCILRLLPIWLCTILSSVVFIQMMSLFIEQGATMNTTIGAFHFPPASMTAFDIISTSAFIILYDKLIVPVYVKLTKKKPKPPSELQRIGIGLSIAVVAIIIAGLLEQQRRKYAVLSGEDISPLSIFWQTPQYVLVGIAEAFVYVAQWEFFSSQTPDSLKSLGLGLSMSSSAMGSYLCSFILSVVMHFTTKNGRPGWVPPNLNDGHLDRFFFLSAALTTLNLGFYVICARRYKCISMKKREDDKEMQPIEL; this is encoded by the exons GGTGGTGACAATAGCAGTAGTACCTCAAAAACTTGGAATTCTTATACCAAAGATGGTACACTTGATCGACATGGAAGGCCTGCAAATAAAGGAAAAACTGGCGGGTGGAAAACAGGGATGTTACTCCTAG GTAATGAAGTGTTAGCAACACTAGCATTTGTGGGAGTGGAAGTGAACTTAGTGTTGTTCTCAAAAACAGTATTAAGACAGACAAATGCAGAGGCAGCAAACACCTTCAGCATGTGGATGGGATCTGTTTATCTTTTTTCATTGATTGGTGCTTTTCTCAGTGATTCTTATTTGGGCAGATTTCTCACTTGCTTAATCTTTCAAGCTGTTCTTACCATT GGTTTAATTGCAAGTTCTTTCACAACCCAACATTTCCTATTAAAACCTGGTGGTTGTGGAACACTAGAACAACAATGTGATCCTCACTCGAAATCCGAGACCGTTATATTCTTCATATCAATCTACTTAGTTGCCCTGGGTAATGGTGCATCTGAACCTGCACTTGCTACTTTCGGAGCAGATCAATTCGACGAACAAGATCCTGAAGAAAGTCGATCCAAAACCTCGTTTTTTAGCTACTTCTATGTAGCCTTAAACATGGGCTCTTTAATTGGAGAAACAATTTTGGTTTACATTCAAACTATGGGAGATTGGGTGCTTGGTTATTGGATTTCTACTGCTTGTGCAATTCTTGCTCTGATTTTTCTGTTTTGTGGAACCATGAGATATAGGCATTTTAAGCCTAGTGGTAATCCCATCTCTAGGTTCTTGCAAGTTATTATGGCTTCCTTTAGGAAAATGAACCTTGAGGTTCCTCAACATGGTCTAGGCCTTTATGAATTTCAAGGAAAAGATAGTGAGATTCATGGTGCTCGAAAATTACCCCACTCGAATGGCTTCAA ATTTCTCGATAGAGCAGCAATCATCACACCACTTGACACAACCTTTGCATCGGAAAAGACATCCCCAACGAACCCATGGAGACTATGCACTGTCACTCAAGTCGAAGAAGTAAAATGCATCTTAAGACTATTACCCATATGGCTATGCACAATACTATCCTCAGTAGTTTTCATCCAAATGATGTCTCTATTTATCGAGCAAGGAGCCACAATGAACACCACCATAGGAGCTTTCCACTTCCCCCCGGCAAGTATGACAGCCTTCGACATAATAAGCACATCCGCCTTTATAATCTTGTATGACAAGCTGATAGTCCCGGTCTATGTAAAGCTCACAAAAAAGAAGCCAAAGCCTCCGAGCGAGTTACAAAGGATTGGTATCGGACTATCAATCGCAGTGGTAGCAATAATAATAGCGGGGTTACTAGAACAACAAAGGAGGAAATATGCTGTATTAAGTGGGGAAGATATAAGTCCATTAAGCATATTTTGGCAAACTCCACAGTATGTTCTTGTTGGTATAGCTGAGGCATTTGTGTATGTCGCGCAATGGGAGTTCTTCTCTTCACAAACACCAGATAGTCTAAAGAGTCTTGGTCTTGGATTATCGATGTCCTCTTCAGCCATGGGAAGTTACTTATGCAGCTTTATTTTGTCAGTTGTAATGCATTTCACAACCAAGAATGGAAGGCCTGGTTGGGTACCTCCCAATTTGAACGATGGGCATTTAGACCGGTTTTTCTTCCTCTCGGCTGCATTAACTACCCTAAATCTCGGGTTTTATGTGATTTGTGCAAGAAGGTATAAGTGTATCTCCATGAAGAAGCGAGAGGATGACAAAGAGATGCAACCTATTGAGCTGTAA